A single region of the Armatimonadota bacterium genome encodes:
- a CDS encoding nicotinate phosphoribosyltransferase: MSLFDGKRIPADKLNLDWEGIRRGEYSDRYFWNGMTILTQLAREGYRFSGHSTLLEAQGIHEYHHLPTGDTVVEMQWFPRRKPFTVVAGVDIAIAILQRCSGEWEGDTFIPTGDQIEILAVQDGDLAPYAGNPMEITPVLKVRGRYRDFAILETPTLGVLTRASRIATNTYYLLQAARGKPVLFFPARFDLPATQAIDGYAYTIGVQRYNHDFGGNTAPFVSTPAQASLWGGQAGGTVAHALIACFLGDTTELMLQFARILPPNVPRIALVDFHNDCVHTSLQVARAFFERYRKTVESGDPEGAQRYQLFGVRPDTGGELRDRSLQHLPDEPSLYGVSPALLRALREALDNAWKDWELPSEWRDRAAEYCRLIKIVATGGFNLQRIRQFEEEGIPVDIYGVGSSFFSNSSVEGTVTDFTADVVRVKIDDRWVHMAKEGRKACDNPSLQRMEKTL; encoded by the coding sequence ATGAGTCTTTTTGACGGTAAACGGATACCTGCAGACAAGCTGAACCTGGATTGGGAAGGCATCCGACGCGGCGAGTACAGCGACCGCTACTTCTGGAACGGCATGACCATCCTCACGCAACTGGCAAGAGAGGGCTATCGTTTCAGTGGACATTCTACCCTGCTGGAAGCACAGGGTATCCACGAATATCACCACCTGCCCACTGGCGACACGGTGGTGGAGATGCAGTGGTTTCCCCGCCGTAAGCCCTTCACGGTGGTGGCAGGCGTGGACATAGCGATTGCCATCCTGCAACGGTGCAGCGGCGAGTGGGAAGGAGATACCTTCATCCCTACCGGCGATCAGATAGAGATTCTGGCAGTGCAGGATGGCGACCTCGCACCCTACGCAGGCAACCCGATGGAGATCACTCCCGTGCTGAAGGTGCGGGGACGCTACCGCGACTTCGCCATTCTGGAGACCCCCACTCTTGGCGTGCTCACCCGAGCCAGCCGAATCGCCACCAACACCTATTACCTCTTGCAGGCAGCACGAGGCAAACCGGTGCTGTTCTTCCCTGCCCGTTTCGACCTGCCTGCCACGCAGGCAATAGACGGCTATGCCTACACTATCGGCGTGCAGCGATATAATCATGACTTCGGCGGCAACACCGCTCCCTTCGTGTCCACCCCCGCGCAAGCCTCTCTGTGGGGCGGACAGGCTGGAGGAACCGTGGCACATGCCCTGATTGCCTGCTTTCTGGGCGACACGACGGAGCTGATGCTACAGTTTGCCCGCATCCTGCCGCCCAACGTGCCCCGCATCGCGCTGGTGGACTTCCACAACGACTGCGTCCACACCTCCTTGCAGGTAGCACGAGCCTTCTTTGAACGCTACCGAAAGACGGTGGAATCGGGCGACCCGGAAGGGGCGCAGCGATATCAACTGTTTGGCGTCCGACCCGACACAGGCGGCGAGCTGCGTGACCGCAGCCTGCAGCACCTCCCCGATGAACCCTCTTTGTATGGCGTCAGCCCTGCACTGCTCCGCGCCCTGCGAGAAGCACTGGACAACGCCTGGAAGGACTGGGAGTTGCCGAGTGAATGGCGCGATCGTGCCGCCGAATATTGCCGCCTGATCAAAATCGTGGCGACGGGCGGCTTCAACCTGCAGCGCATTCGCCAGTTTGAGGAAGAGGGCATACCGGTGGACATCTACGGCGTCGGTTCTTCCTTCTTCTCCAACAGCTCGGTGGAGGGCACGGTGACCGACTTCACTGCCGATGTGGTGCGGGTGAAAATAGACGACCGCTGGGTGCACATGGCCAAAGAGGGGCGCAAAGCCTGTGACAATCCCAGCCTGCAGCGTATGGAGAAGACACTATGA
- a CDS encoding mannose-6-phosphate isomerase: protein MNEMSLPSAQHIQAHVLRNLQFWAEHAVDREQGGFWTHLKRDGSRYGDGQKFLVMQARMTYAFAIAALWSGDSAWKELVEHGVRFLQEKMHDPKCGGWFWTVSREGELTNGSKMAYGHAFAVYALAYAGHALQDDALLHDAEEGLHWMHEHLWDTDRGGYVQSLTRCLFPLDNTKRLDTQLHSMEAASAVAAFCGTPFAREHLHELAQTVTTRTLHPNGKCVREWFLNDWSENVDATGGNVSIGHNLEAAWFLRVAGLQLGTEQFTPVTDTLLRFCLQYGWDAQRQAFIQTTTPDGVPVNQHLIYWTQGEAMGALSLWWRWTGKDEFRERLAQVCHTVLHRFYDAEYGEYYETLDESYQPTHTYKGSAWKAAYHLTQAWWHVARNLYGQGVESTL, encoded by the coding sequence ATGAACGAGATGAGCTTGCCTTCCGCACAGCATATCCAAGCGCATGTGCTGCGCAACCTGCAGTTCTGGGCGGAACATGCGGTGGACCGCGAACAGGGAGGCTTCTGGACGCACCTGAAACGCGATGGTAGCCGCTACGGAGATGGGCAGAAGTTTCTGGTGATGCAGGCGCGGATGACCTACGCCTTCGCAATTGCCGCCCTCTGGAGCGGAGATAGTGCGTGGAAAGAGCTGGTAGAGCATGGCGTACGCTTCTTGCAGGAGAAGATGCATGACCCCAAATGTGGTGGCTGGTTCTGGACGGTCTCGCGCGAAGGCGAGCTCACCAACGGCAGTAAGATGGCTTATGGACACGCCTTTGCGGTGTACGCCCTCGCCTATGCAGGACACGCCCTGCAAGACGATGCCCTCTTGCACGATGCCGAAGAAGGGCTGCACTGGATGCATGAGCACCTGTGGGATACGGACAGAGGCGGTTACGTGCAATCGCTCACACGCTGCCTGTTTCCGCTCGACAACACCAAGCGGCTGGACACGCAGCTGCACAGCATGGAGGCAGCTTCGGCGGTGGCGGCGTTCTGTGGCACGCCTTTCGCGCGAGAGCATCTGCACGAGCTGGCGCAAACCGTCACTACCCGAACACTGCATCCCAACGGCAAGTGCGTCCGTGAGTGGTTCTTGAACGACTGGAGCGAGAACGTAGATGCCACCGGAGGCAACGTGAGCATCGGGCATAATCTGGAAGCAGCGTGGTTCCTGCGTGTGGCAGGGCTGCAGCTGGGTACGGAGCAGTTCACCCCCGTTACCGATACTCTGCTTCGCTTTTGCCTGCAGTACGGCTGGGATGCACAACGCCAGGCATTCATCCAGACCACTACTCCTGACGGTGTGCCAGTGAACCAGCACCTCATCTACTGGACACAAGGCGAGGCGATGGGCGCGTTATCCCTCTGGTGGCGATGGACGGGCAAAGATGAGTTTCGCGAGCGCCTGGCGCAGGTGTGTCACACAGTGCTTCATCGTTTCTACGATGCCGAGTACGGCGAATACTACGAAACACTGGACGAATCTTACCAGCCCACACACACATACAAGGGCAGCGCATGGAAAGCAGCGTACCACCTGACACAAGCATGGTGGCATGTTGCGAGGAATCTGTACGGACAGGGGGTGGAAAGCACACTATAG
- the rsgA gene encoding putative ribosome biogenesis GTPase RsgA — protein sequence MSTAPHKLQGLVIRASAGNYTVFSEGREVLCTIRGNLKKELVMTESASRAPRVIQAKRKRLTNPVAVGDTVWFHYTTSHQGVITEVEARRSAVVRFIPRTKEVQVIVANIDLLLVVFSVLEPRLDPWQLDRFLVAAYANGLHPIIVANKCDLPIEPPTECHLRVYADAGYEVIRVSATRGDNIPLLRERLRGLISAVCGPSGVGKSSILNALQPGLGLKVGQVGEVTHKGRHTTTLAQLIRLGEDSWVADTPGMRNFELWAVDAQTVWEAFSEIRPYLGECYFPDCQHDTEPDCAVKEAVEQGKVDIRRYQSALTLAKEASKNNL from the coding sequence ATGAGCACGGCACCGCATAAGCTCCAAGGCCTGGTCATTCGTGCCAGCGCGGGCAACTATACGGTTTTCTCTGAAGGGCGCGAGGTGCTCTGTACGATACGCGGCAACCTGAAGAAGGAGCTGGTGATGACCGAGAGCGCCAGCCGCGCCCCGCGAGTGATTCAGGCGAAGCGCAAGCGATTAACCAACCCCGTGGCAGTGGGTGACACCGTCTGGTTCCACTACACCACCTCGCACCAGGGAGTGATTACCGAAGTTGAAGCGCGTCGTTCGGCGGTGGTGCGTTTTATCCCTCGCACGAAAGAGGTGCAGGTGATTGTGGCAAACATCGACCTGTTGCTGGTGGTCTTCTCGGTGCTGGAGCCTCGCTTAGACCCGTGGCAACTGGACCGCTTTCTGGTGGCAGCGTATGCGAACGGGCTACATCCCATCATTGTCGCCAACAAGTGCGATCTGCCCATCGAGCCACCGACCGAGTGCCATCTGCGGGTGTATGCCGATGCCGGCTACGAGGTGATTCGCGTCAGCGCGACGCGAGGTGATAACATCCCGCTGTTGCGGGAGCGGTTACGTGGGCTGATCTCCGCGGTGTGCGGTCCCTCCGGGGTGGGTAAAAGCAGTATCCTCAATGCCCTGCAGCCCGGTTTGGGGCTGAAGGTGGGACAAGTAGGAGAGGTAACGCATAAGGGCAGGCATACTACCACCTTGGCACAGCTCATCCGCCTGGGCGAAGACAGCTGGGTTGCCGATACGCCCGGTATGCGCAACTTCGAACTGTGGGCTGTAGACGCACAGACGGTTTGGGAAGCCTTTTCCGAAATACGTCCTTATCTGGGCGAGTGCTATTTCCCTGACTGCCAGCACGACACAGAGCCCGATTGCGCGGTGAAAGAAGCGGTGGAGCAGGGGAAAGTAGACATCCGCCGCTACCAGAGTGCACTCACACTGGCGAAGGAAGCTTCGAAGAACAACCTATAG
- a CDS encoding UPF0272 protein, protein MRIAYFDCFSGISGDMALGALLSAGAPEGILKEVWSSLPVSGWSYQLEKTTIHGIEAVDVSIRSEEKQPHRHLSDVLEVIEQSAASVRAKEWASAVFRRLAEAEARVHGTSVERVHFHEVGAVDAIADILGVCVLLDVLGADVVESAPLPMSRGFVEAAHGVIPVPAPAVMELLQGAEVVPDDAVQGETVTPTGAALMVTLARRFGGFPRMRIEQVGYGAGKKRFAARPNLLRVVVGEAVPDLPVQDTVLIEVNIDDMNPEYYPHVQQKLFEAGALDVYYVPIMMKRGRPATQVCVLCEPGREIALLEALFRETTTFGARFSRWQRLCMERRWETVQTCYGEVRVKVGLWNGREMTASPEYADCAARAEEHDVTLKEVYAEAMRQYREGRHDEHGTA, encoded by the coding sequence ATGAGAATTGCCTATTTCGACTGCTTTTCGGGCATTTCAGGCGACATGGCGCTGGGAGCGTTGCTTTCCGCCGGCGCGCCGGAAGGGATTCTAAAAGAGGTATGGAGCAGTCTGCCTGTTTCCGGCTGGAGCTACCAGCTGGAGAAGACCACCATCCACGGCATCGAGGCGGTCGATGTGAGCATCCGCTCTGAGGAGAAGCAACCTCACCGTCACCTGTCTGATGTGTTGGAGGTTATCGAGCAGAGTGCTGCCTCGGTGAGGGCAAAGGAGTGGGCGAGTGCGGTGTTTCGGCGACTGGCGGAGGCGGAGGCGCGTGTGCATGGTACGAGCGTGGAGCGGGTACACTTCCATGAAGTTGGCGCGGTAGATGCCATTGCTGATATTCTGGGAGTGTGCGTGTTGCTGGACGTGCTGGGCGCGGATGTGGTGGAAAGTGCGCCCTTGCCGATGTCGCGCGGTTTCGTGGAGGCGGCGCATGGGGTCATACCGGTGCCTGCGCCTGCGGTGATGGAGCTGCTCCAAGGGGCAGAGGTGGTTCCCGACGATGCTGTGCAGGGTGAAACGGTAACCCCCACAGGCGCGGCGCTGATGGTGACCTTAGCGCGGCGCTTCGGCGGCTTTCCCCGCATGAGGATAGAACAGGTGGGCTACGGCGCGGGCAAGAAGCGGTTCGCAGCACGCCCCAATCTGCTTCGGGTGGTGGTAGGAGAGGCGGTGCCGGATCTGCCCGTGCAGGATACGGTGCTGATTGAAGTCAATATAGACGACATGAACCCGGAGTACTATCCGCATGTGCAGCAGAAGCTGTTTGAGGCAGGGGCTCTCGATGTGTATTATGTGCCGATAATGATGAAGCGTGGGCGCCCTGCAACACAGGTCTGCGTCTTGTGTGAGCCGGGCAGGGAGATCGCCTTGCTAGAGGCTCTTTTCCGCGAGACTACCACCTTCGGCGCACGTTTCAGTCGGTGGCAAAGGCTGTGTATGGAGCGTCGTTGGGAGACGGTGCAAACGTGCTATGGAGAGGTGCGCGTCAAGGTGGGTCTCTGGAACGGCAGGGAGATGACCGCCTCTCCGGAGTATGCCGATTGTGCCGCACGCGCCGAAGAGCATGATGTCACCCTGAAAGAGGTCTACGCGGAGGCGATGCGACAGTATCGTGAAGGGCGTCACGATGAGCACGGCACCGCATAA
- the trpB gene encoding tryptophan synthase beta chain, with protein sequence MTTHFTLTQADIPTHWYNILTDLPEPLPPPLHPATQKPIQPDDMFPIFPENLVMQEFSPERWVEIPEPVREVYALWRPTPLLRAVRLEKALQTPAHIYYKYEGVSPAGSHKPNTAVAQAYYNKIAGIERLATETGAGQWGSALSLACRLFGLECTVYMVKVSYYQKPYRKMMMETWGATVYPSPSENTEYGRKLLREDPDCPGSLGIAISEAIEDTVRSKNTKYSLGSVLNHVCLHQTVIGLEALQQMEMAGEEPDVIIGCVGGGSNFAGLAFPFVRKKITEGKKYRVVAVEPSACPSLTKGELRYDFGDTAMTTPLMWMYTLGHDFMPPRIHAGGLRYHGMAPLVSHLYHLGLIEAVAYPQTKVFEAAVTFARTEGIIPAPESSHAVRAAMDEAIRAREAGEKKVILFNLSGHGMLDLTAYEAYLSGSLQDV encoded by the coding sequence ATGACGACCCATTTTACGTTGACCCAGGCGGATATTCCGACGCACTGGTACAATATCCTCACCGATTTGCCGGAGCCGCTGCCACCACCCTTGCATCCGGCAACTCAGAAACCTATTCAACCGGATGACATGTTCCCCATCTTTCCGGAAAACCTGGTGATGCAGGAGTTTAGCCCCGAGCGGTGGGTGGAGATTCCCGAACCGGTGCGCGAAGTGTATGCCCTGTGGCGCCCAACTCCTTTGCTGCGTGCAGTCCGATTAGAAAAGGCGCTGCAGACCCCGGCACATATCTATTACAAGTATGAGGGCGTCAGTCCTGCCGGTAGTCACAAACCCAACACCGCCGTCGCTCAGGCTTACTACAACAAGATAGCGGGTATCGAGCGTCTGGCGACCGAAACCGGAGCGGGACAATGGGGGTCTGCTCTGTCACTGGCGTGCCGACTGTTTGGTCTGGAATGCACCGTGTATATGGTGAAAGTAAGCTACTACCAAAAGCCTTACCGCAAGATGATGATGGAAACATGGGGTGCTACCGTCTACCCCAGCCCCAGCGAAAACACCGAGTACGGGCGTAAACTGCTGCGGGAAGACCCCGACTGTCCGGGCAGCCTGGGTATTGCTATCAGCGAGGCGATAGAGGATACGGTACGCTCGAAGAACACCAAGTACTCGTTGGGCAGCGTGTTGAACCACGTCTGCCTGCACCAGACGGTCATCGGTTTGGAAGCCCTCCAGCAGATGGAGATGGCTGGCGAGGAACCCGATGTGATTATCGGTTGCGTGGGGGGCGGCAGCAACTTTGCTGGCTTGGCTTTCCCCTTCGTGCGCAAGAAAATCACGGAAGGCAAGAAGTACCGCGTCGTGGCGGTAGAACCGAGCGCGTGCCCGTCACTGACAAAGGGCGAGCTCCGCTACGATTTCGGAGACACGGCGATGACCACTCCTCTGATGTGGATGTACACGCTGGGTCACGACTTCATGCCACCCCGGATTCATGCCGGAGGCTTGCGCTACCACGGCATGGCACCACTGGTGAGCCATCTGTATCATCTGGGGCTGATTGAGGCGGTTGCCTATCCGCAGACGAAGGTGTTCGAAGCGGCGGTGACCTTTGCTCGCACGGAGGGCATTATCCCCGCACCTGAATCGTCGCACGCCGTCCGAGCGGCGATGGATGAAGCCATCCGGGCGCGCGAAGCAGGCGAAAAGAAGGTCATCCTGTTCAACCTGTCTGGTCACGGGATGCTGGACCTCACCGCCTACGAGGCGTATCTGTCCGGCTCGCTACAAGACGTATAA
- the nadB gene encoding L-aspartate oxidase: MSVHQTDFVVIGSGIAGLTFALRAAEQAEVVVITKKERSESNTNYAQGGIAGVLSPEDTFELHIQDTLNAGAGLCHEDAVRVLVQEGPRQIQRLIELGARFDMERDAQGHPVLALGREGGHSRNRIVHYADQTGWEIERTLLEATRHHPRITIYEHFFALDLILRDGECVGVWVLNTHSEEPEAFFARAVLLATGGCGQVYPHTTNPPIATGDGIGMAWRAGACIANMEFMQFHPTTLYHPEARSFLISEAVRGEGAILRLPDGTPFMEKYHPMKDLAPRDVVARAIDAEMKRLGIPCVYLDITHRPAEFLRQRFPVIYSRLQSVGIDMAREWIPVVPAAHYMCGGVQTDLHGRATIPRLYAAGEVACTGVHGANRLASNSLLEALVFADRAAVHAMEAGWSLPQTNPVPTLGALSRASGVAGEREHEGVRRQLHTVMHQKVGIVRRLSSLEEAAQELQHIERQAQTAMQKEPHRVEAWEDWNLALVGNLVVQCALRRRESRGLHTLVDFPERDDVHFKRDTVLCKTD; the protein is encoded by the coding sequence ATGAGTGTCCATCAGACCGATTTTGTGGTGATTGGCAGTGGGATTGCGGGATTGACCTTCGCTCTGCGCGCGGCGGAGCAAGCGGAGGTGGTGGTGATCACCAAGAAGGAGCGTAGCGAGTCCAACACCAACTACGCGCAGGGCGGCATCGCGGGGGTGTTGTCGCCGGAGGATACCTTTGAACTACATATTCAGGATACGCTCAACGCGGGCGCGGGGCTGTGCCATGAAGATGCCGTGCGCGTGCTGGTGCAGGAAGGACCGCGCCAGATTCAGCGGCTGATAGAGCTTGGAGCCCGCTTCGACATGGAGCGGGACGCACAGGGCCACCCGGTGCTGGCTTTAGGCAGGGAGGGAGGACACTCGCGCAACCGCATCGTACACTACGCAGATCAGACAGGCTGGGAGATAGAACGCACCTTGCTGGAAGCCACGCGCCACCATCCGCGCATTACTATCTACGAGCACTTCTTCGCGTTAGACCTCATCCTCCGTGATGGGGAGTGTGTGGGGGTATGGGTGCTGAACACCCATTCTGAGGAGCCGGAAGCCTTTTTCGCACGAGCAGTGCTACTGGCAACGGGGGGCTGCGGACAGGTCTATCCACACACCACCAACCCACCTATTGCCACCGGTGATGGAATCGGCATGGCGTGGCGGGCGGGGGCGTGCATCGCCAACATGGAGTTCATGCAGTTCCATCCCACCACCCTGTACCATCCTGAGGCGCGCAGTTTCCTCATCTCCGAGGCGGTGCGGGGCGAGGGGGCGATATTGCGCCTGCCTGACGGCACGCCGTTCATGGAGAAGTATCACCCGATGAAAGACCTCGCACCTCGCGATGTGGTGGCACGTGCTATCGATGCGGAGATGAAGCGACTGGGCATCCCGTGCGTGTATCTGGATATCACTCATCGCCCTGCAGAGTTTCTGCGCCAGCGGTTCCCCGTTATCTACAGCAGGTTGCAAAGCGTGGGTATCGACATGGCGCGAGAGTGGATACCTGTTGTTCCCGCTGCGCATTACATGTGCGGCGGTGTCCAGACCGACCTGCACGGCAGAGCCACGATTCCGCGTCTCTATGCAGCAGGTGAGGTTGCCTGCACGGGCGTGCACGGAGCAAATCGGCTAGCCAGCAACAGCCTGCTGGAGGCGCTGGTGTTTGCCGACCGCGCGGCGGTGCATGCGATGGAGGCTGGGTGGAGCCTGCCTCAGACCAACCCTGTACCCACCTTGGGAGCCCTCTCGCGGGCAAGCGGCGTCGCGGGCGAGAGGGAGCACGAGGGCGTTCGACGCCAGCTCCATACGGTGATGCACCAGAAGGTGGGCATTGTGCGCCGGCTATCGTCGCTGGAGGAGGCGGCGCAAGAGCTGCAACACATCGAACGGCAAGCTCAGACAGCCATGCAAAAGGAGCCTCACCGGGTAGAAGCGTGGGAAGACTGGAACCTCGCCCTTGTGGGCAACCTGGTGGTGCAATGCGCCCTGCGCCGTCGTGAGAGCCGCGGGTTGCACACGCTGGTGGACTTCCCCGAGCGGGACGATGTGCATTTCAAACGCGATACGGTGTTGTGCAAGACCGATTAG
- a CDS encoding prolyl endopeptidase, translated as MMPAGLLEVCFILLLALLAVEATAQPPLQYPPSRKVDVVDNYHGTLVPDPYRWLEDTESPETKAWIEAQNALTLPYLRNLPHREPLRRILIRRWNYTRYGIPFKRGRRYFYFKNDGLQNQAVLYWQPTLTGKPRVLLDPNLLSSDGTVSVSNVSVSENGRWLAYGLSDAGSDWQRIRIRSVETSEDLPDDLQWVKFSSIAWTKDGKGFFYCRYPEPPQNANPMWHPNLNQKVYYHRLGTPQSEDLLILERPDKPEWRFSVVVSEDGRYAVIEVSEAGPKNLVYVIDLQRPNQPAVQSPARPLIDQFEASYQFLGNDGTLFYFRTDLDAPRGRVIAIDLRQPDRTHWKTVLPEGEDTLQAVTLMGKQMAVVTLHNATSTVRVYTLQGEFVKEIPLPTLGTCSGFMGRRHQQEFFYGFTSFVYPYTIYRYNARTGESTLFHAPQIEGLDPSQYQTKQVWYRSKDGTRVPMFITHRKGLPLDGENPTLLTGYGGFNISITPYFSVSNLVWLEQGGVLAVPNLRGGGEFGEQWHQAGTKERKQNVFDDFIAAAEYLIDHRYTSPRKLAIRGGSNGGLLVGAVMCQRPDLFAVALPAVGVMDMLRYHKFTIGSAWKEDYGTSDDPQMFRALYAYSPLHNLKPGVRYPATLVTTGDHDDRVMPAHSFKFAARLQEVQAGDAPVLIRIQTRAGHGAGKPTLLVIEEEADVLAFTMYHLGMEVPKE; from the coding sequence ATGATGCCTGCAGGACTGCTGGAAGTTTGCTTCATTCTGCTGCTGGCGCTGTTAGCCGTCGAGGCGACAGCACAGCCTCCTCTGCAGTACCCACCCTCCCGTAAGGTGGACGTGGTAGACAACTATCACGGCACGCTCGTGCCGGACCCCTACCGCTGGCTGGAAGATACCGAATCCCCCGAAACGAAGGCTTGGATCGAAGCACAGAACGCACTCACCCTGCCTTATCTGCGTAACCTGCCACACCGCGAGCCACTGCGGCGCATCCTCATCCGTCGCTGGAACTACACGCGCTACGGCATCCCCTTCAAACGGGGCAGACGCTATTTCTACTTCAAGAACGATGGGCTGCAGAATCAGGCGGTGCTCTACTGGCAGCCGACACTGACAGGCAAACCGCGCGTGCTGCTGGACCCCAACCTGCTCTCGTCGGACGGCACGGTGTCGGTCTCTAACGTATCGGTCTCCGAGAACGGACGCTGGCTGGCGTACGGGCTCTCCGACGCCGGCTCCGACTGGCAGCGCATCCGCATACGCTCGGTGGAAACGAGTGAAGACCTGCCCGATGACCTGCAGTGGGTGAAGTTCTCCAGTATCGCATGGACGAAGGATGGCAAAGGCTTTTTCTACTGCCGCTACCCCGAGCCGCCCCAAAATGCCAACCCAATGTGGCATCCCAACCTGAATCAGAAGGTGTACTATCACCGCCTGGGTACGCCGCAGTCGGAGGACCTGCTGATCCTCGAACGACCGGACAAGCCTGAATGGCGGTTCTCTGTGGTGGTGAGCGAGGATGGGCGTTACGCGGTCATCGAGGTCAGCGAAGCCGGACCCAAAAACCTGGTGTACGTTATCGACCTGCAACGCCCCAACCAACCAGCGGTGCAATCGCCGGCACGTCCACTTATAGACCAGTTCGAGGCATCCTATCAGTTCCTGGGCAACGACGGTACGCTTTTTTATTTTCGCACCGACCTCGACGCGCCGCGTGGCAGGGTCATCGCGATAGACCTGCGCCAGCCCGACAGGACGCACTGGAAAACGGTCCTGCCCGAAGGCGAGGACACCCTGCAGGCGGTCACACTGATGGGCAAGCAGATGGCGGTCGTCACCCTGCACAACGCCACCAGTACGGTGCGTGTGTATACACTGCAAGGAGAGTTCGTGAAAGAGATACCTCTGCCCACTCTGGGCACGTGCAGCGGGTTCATGGGCAGGCGCCATCAGCAGGAGTTTTTCTACGGCTTCACCTCGTTCGTGTACCCATACACCATCTACCGCTACAACGCTCGCACGGGCGAAAGCACCCTCTTCCACGCTCCTCAAATAGAGGGGTTAGACCCCTCGCAATACCAGACCAAACAGGTCTGGTATCGCAGCAAAGACGGCACGCGCGTGCCGATGTTCATTACCCATCGCAAAGGATTGCCACTGGACGGCGAGAACCCGACCCTGCTCACCGGCTACGGAGGCTTCAACATCTCCATCACGCCCTACTTCTCCGTCAGCAACCTGGTCTGGCTGGAACAAGGGGGCGTGCTGGCAGTGCCTAACCTGCGCGGCGGAGGCGAGTTCGGCGAGCAGTGGCATCAGGCGGGCACGAAGGAACGCAAGCAGAACGTTTTCGACGACTTCATCGCCGCTGCGGAGTACCTGATAGACCATCGCTACACCAGCCCGCGCAAGCTGGCGATTCGTGGCGGCTCCAACGGCGGTTTGCTGGTGGGAGCAGTGATGTGCCAGCGTCCAGACCTGTTCGCCGTCGCCTTGCCTGCAGTAGGCGTGATGGATATGCTGCGTTACCACAAGTTTACCATCGGCTCGGCGTGGAAGGAGGACTATGGCACCAGCGACGACCCGCAGATGTTCCGGGCGCTGTACGCCTACTCGCCCCTGCATAATCTGAAACCCGGCGTACGCTACCCAGCCACGCTGGTCACCACCGGCGACCACGACGACCGCGTGATGCCTGCACACTCTTTCAAGTTCGCCGCGCGTTTGCAGGAGGTGCAGGCAGGAGATGCCCCTGTGCTCATTCGAATCCAGACCCGTGCCGGACACGGAGCAGGCAAGCCCACTTTGCTGGTTATCGAAGAGGAAGCTGACGTGCTGGCGTTCACCATGTATCATCTCGGCATGGAGGTGCCCAAAGAGTGA
- the mqnD gene encoding 1,4-dihydroxy-6-naphtoate synthase produces the protein MTIHLAHSPDADDAFMFYALAKELIDTEGLRFEHVLRDIQTLNEWAREGRMEVTAISVHAYAYVRDKYAILTSGASMGDGYGPLIVSAEPMSLDHLRHVTIAVPGLLTSAYLALKLFQPEARTIAMPFDQILPAVQHKQVLAGLLIHEGQLTHREAGVHSVADLGAWWKQQTGLPLPLGVNAVRRDLPADTQKAIARILRQSIEYSLQHRQDALQYALDFGRGIGQDVADRFVGMYVNEWTVDMGEAGKEAIRLFLQRGAEAGVIPPVGEVEFIE, from the coding sequence ATGACTATCCATCTTGCCCACAGCCCCGATGCGGACGACGCTTTCATGTTCTACGCGCTCGCTAAAGAGCTGATAGACACCGAAGGACTGCGCTTCGAGCATGTGCTGCGCGACATCCAGACGCTCAACGAATGGGCGCGCGAAGGCAGGATGGAGGTGACTGCCATCTCCGTGCACGCCTACGCCTATGTGCGCGATAAATACGCCATCCTCACCTCCGGCGCCAGTATGGGCGACGGCTATGGACCGCTCATCGTCAGCGCAGAGCCAATGTCGCTCGATCACCTGCGCCACGTGACCATCGCGGTGCCCGGTTTGCTCACCAGCGCGTATCTTGCGCTGAAGCTGTTCCAGCCAGAAGCGCGCACGATAGCGATGCCCTTCGACCAGATTCTGCCTGCGGTGCAACACAAGCAGGTGCTAGCGGGTCTATTGATTCATGAAGGACAGCTCACACACCGCGAGGCAGGGGTGCATAGCGTCGCAGACCTGGGCGCGTGGTGGAAACAGCAGACAGGGTTGCCGTTGCCGCTGGGGGTGAATGCGGTGCGGCGGGACCTGCCTGCGGACACTCAGAAAGCCATTGCCCGCATTCTACGACAGAGCATTGAGTACTCGCTGCAACACCGGCAGGATGCCCTGCAGTACGCGCTGGATTTCGGGCGCGGTATCGGGCAGGATGTCGCCGACCGCTTTGTGGGCATGTACGTGAACGAGTGGACGGTGGACATGGGTGAGGCGGGCAAAGAGGCGATACGGCTGTTCCTCCAGAGGGGGGCAGAGGCAGGGGTCATCCCTCCCGTGGGGGAGGTTGAGTTTATAGAGTAA